The Nitrospiria bacterium genome includes the window GTATCTTCATCGATGGCGGCCACCGCGGCGACCTCTTCGCCCACATAACGAACCTTCTCGGTAGGCAGAAATTGCTGGTCCTGGGTGTATCTAAAAACACCCCACTTGTCGCCGCAGGTATCCTTGGCGGTGACGACGGCCTTGACGCCGGGGAGTTTTTCCGCCTTCGAGGGGTCGATCTCCACAATCCGCGCGTGGGCATGGGGTGACCGGAGCACCTTCCCCACGAGCATCCGGGGGAGTGCAAGGTCTGCCGCGAAGAGGGCTTCACCCGTTGCTTTACAGGCCGCGTCGATTCGTTTCATGTCTTTTCCGATGTAGGAGAATTTTTCCATGGCCTATTTCCCCTCCTCGGCGAGTGATTTTACTGCTTCGACAATTTTCGCGTAGCCCGTGCAGCGGCATGTGTTCCCGGAGAGGACGCGGCGTATTTCCTTCTCGGTGGGATTTGGATTTTCCGCAAGGAGCGCGTAAGAGGTCAGGATCATGCCGGGACTGCAGAACCCGCACTGGATCGCGTGGTGGTTGATGAAGGCTTCCTGGACAGGGTGGAGTTTTTCACCCAGGCTGAGTCCTTCAATGGTCGTGATCTCTTTGCCCTGCACGGCGACAGCAAGCGTGAGACAGGAGCGAACCGGCGTGCCGTCAATCAGGACCGTGCAGGCGCCGCACACCCCTTCGCCACAACCCTCTTTCGCCCCGGTGAGGCGGAGATCGTCACGGAGCACTTCGAGCAGCGTCCGGTTTGGATAGGACACCAGATCGTAACTCTCCCGGTTGACATTCAGGGTGATGGCTGTTTTCTTCATCTCATTCATGTCACATCCCCTCCTTGATCCCGTCAAAGGCCGCTTGGACTGCCCGTTTGGCGAGGACGCTTGCCATCTTCCTCCGGTAGGCACCGGGCATTTGGAGATTATCAACCCCTTCGGCATGATCGTACGCCTTCTGAGCAATGCCGTCGAAATCGGCTTCCCATGGCACCCGGTCGATCACCTTCGGAGCAGCTCCAGCGGCGCCAACGACGACACGGCACGTCGTGGTCTTTCGATCGTCCGCGACAGAGACCAAGGCCGCGGCGGACGCGAGAGGATAGTCCACGCTTCCCCGGAGTCGCAGCTTTCGATAGGCGGAGCTGTAAATGCCCTTGGGTTTAGGAAGGATGATCTTCGTAAGCAATTCATCGGGCCCGACGGTGAAGGGGTTTATTCCGTTGCCGGTAAAAAGCTCTATGAGAGAGACTGTCCGTGTTGAGCCCTTCTTCTCAAGGACACACCGCGCATCGAACGCGAGGAGCGCGGGCGCCAGGTCCCCCTGGTAGACACTGTAGCAGCGTTTACTGCCCTTGACGGCGAGACATACGGTTCCGCCTC containing:
- a CDS encoding FAD binding domain-containing protein, translated to MRLPPFQYLEPADMEEALSLISTHKERVRIMAGGTDLVNRMRLRLIEPAFVMDIGKLRNLEGIDAGDTETVIGANTRLKEIAGAPFINKRLTAIAEAAFQVASPTITHMATVGGNLLQNTRCIYYDQSGMVLDGLEPCYKRGGTVCLAVKGSKRCYSVYQGDLAPALLAFDARCVLEKKGSTRTVSLIELFTGNGINPFTVGPDELLTKIILPKPKGIYSSAYRKLRLRGSVDYPLASAAALVSVADDRKTTTCRVVVGAAGAAPKVIDRVPWEADFDGIAQKAYDHAEGVDNLQMPGAYRRKMASVLAKRAVQAAFDGIKEGM
- a CDS encoding (2Fe-2S)-binding protein, translating into MKKTAITLNVNRESYDLVSYPNRTLLEVLRDDLRLTGAKEGCGEGVCGACTVLIDGTPVRSCLTLAVAVQGKEITTIEGLSLGEKLHPVQEAFINHHAIQCGFCSPGMILTSYALLAENPNPTEKEIRRVLSGNTCRCTGYAKIVEAVKSLAEEGK